TATATATATCTAAACGAAACGCTACACGCCAAACAGAtgatgttttttaaaaaaattgcgcTTTCCCTTACTCTTGATCGTGGCAACATAGGCTGGGACAACTAAACTGCTCCAAAACAAATTGATTGCATCAGACAGGACGGTGGTGGCTCTCTACTATGCGTAACAGCGTAAATTTTTGAAGTTCAATCATTTTGAATCTCAACTCATTCGAAGGGAAGACGAAATGAAATTCGATGTAAGATAAGTGGGCAAGCTTTGCTGAGTGATGTGGGTCTACAACTTGATCTTCGCCGATCAAGCGCAGCATGAATCATTTCCTTTTCGATGCAAGCAAATATTGACGCCAAAGAATTCATCAAAAATGAGTTAGTAACATCTTGTTGTCTCGTATCAAGGTCGTTAAGCGATTGCACGCGTGAATAAGGATGTCCATGATTTAGGGTGTTGTCAAGGCAAAACAATTGAGAAACCTGCAGACTTGTCTTCGACTTGACTACCTTGGATGCTCACGTTGGCTTCTGGAGTAGGTGGACGAGTATAAAAACGCCGGGCAACAGTCGATCAATAGCATTCTTACCGAGCTCCTCTTCTCTACTCTTCAGCGAACTACGATGAAGTCCACGGTAAAACTATGTTCCATCATTGTCTTCATCGCTCGGCACAAAATGAATTCAAACAATACTTTATTGCGTTTTTTCATTGACATTTACAGATTGCGTGCCTGTTGGTGTTGGCTGTCGCCGCCCAAGCTCAATACTTTGGCAACTACGGATACGGACTCGGTGGATATGGTGGATATGGTGGATACTACGGAGGATACTACCCCTACACCGGTGTTGTTCCCTCAACTGCCGTTCCCGCTGCCGTCCCCACTGCCGTTCGCGCTGCCGTCCCTGCTGCCTACCCCGTTGCTTATGGCTACCCATCTTTCACCGCCAGCCAGTACCACTCCCAGGATGAGCTCGGACAGGCCAGCTACGGTTATGCCCACCCTGGACAGTCCGCTTCCAACCTTCGTGATGCTTTCGGCAACCAAGTCGGCAGCTACGCTTACCTCAACCCAGAGGGTAAAGAGGTCCGCGTTTCCTACACCGCTGACTCCCGAGGCTTCCGCGTCCTCTCCAACGACCTGCCCGTTGCCCCAGTCTCCAACTTGGTAGCACCCGTCCCAGTCCAGGACACACCCGAGGTAGCCGCTGCCAAGGCGGAATTCGCCATCAAATACGCCGAGGCCAAAGCTGCCGCTACTCCGGCTGCTGCTCCAGTCCGCGCTAAACGCCAGATCCT
This DNA window, taken from Daphnia magna isolate NIES unplaced genomic scaffold, ASM2063170v1.1 Dm_contigs130, whole genome shotgun sequence, encodes the following:
- the LOC116929167 gene encoding cuticle protein 3, encoding MKSTIACLLVLAVAAQAQYFGNYGYGLGGYGGYGGYYGGYYPYTGVVPSTAVPAAVPTAVRAAVPAAYPVAYGYPSFTASQYHSQDELGQASYGYAHPGQSASNLRDAFGNQVGSYAYLNPEGKEVRVSYTADSRGFRVLSNDLPVAPVSNLVAPVPVQDTPEVAAAKAEFAIKYAEAKAAATPAAAPVRAKRQILNYGATPFAYNYPGYNYPAYNYGYAAAPFAYNFAAPAAVAAPAVPVRDATLTKTVLTPGHAVAYRVD